GGATCACCAAAAAGAAGCACTGACCTTCGGTTTAGTGTCAACCGGAGTGGAAGAAAATTTACAAGATGACATTCTGCACGTTCAATAATTTCCTCAGCACATTTTTGTTGTGAAAGAAACATGCCACCCTTGTGACGAGTTACACCAataccaagaaaataattcaaaggaCCTAGGTCCTTCATAGAAAATTTCGAGCTAAGAAGAGCCATAATTTAACGGTCTAGAGCATCTGAAGAAGCAGTAAGAataatatcatccacataaagtaAATTATAAGCCATGTCATGCCTCTTGCGGTAGATGAACAAGGAGTGGTCAGACCTGCTACTACAAAAACCAATAGaagaaactgttaggttatgaataacaataatataattcatgcggaaaaaccataaagccaaaatCCAAactaattgccacatagtcaattagcataatttaggttacatacaatgtgatgcgtgccttacCTAGTtgctcccaaaccgaacaagaacaagtctttagagccccaaacgttgcccctccgtagaaagtccacatcacgttcagatccgccttaggttcaaccaactaggattttacttaaggttttatgcatGTATTCGGGCTACGCTattttatgttctcccttgaacacaaagtaagtaaagaatatgattttcaatgtaTTGATGTatgtataattatgagggcctagcctcgtatttatagggtaggaaataaggagtttgagtcttactaggaaaagaattaccaaccctactaggatttaaattcttatccaattagaattgtaatactccctccgtcccagattagttgttacactttcctttttcgtccgtcccagattagttgttacacttctaaattaggaatgtccccacaattattatattgtctctctattcccactaaattttattttgtccccacaccctctctcattcaattaaaaaaatactccaataactcctatcacatctactttttcaataaaataataattgataaccaaacaaccacttatcacctaaaactttgtgcaaaggtaagtgtaacaactaatatgggacggagggagtattaattaaactcttaatcaaaccaattctagtaggactaggaatgCTTAATCCTAAGGTTACTTGGAAACTAAGTAATCGGATTTTTCTTGtggccagcgcgcgctggcacgCCCAGCTCGCTTGCTGGCTGCCTCGTGTTGCTGCGCCAAGCTACGGGGGTGGGGCGCATGGGGTACGCCCAGCCACACGCACGACACACCCATGTTCCGCGCCTTTGGCTCGTGCCATACGAGCCAATtaactaaaaaataataatttttaatttcacgGAACTTTAGTTGCATGACGTTATTTTCCTttgtaattaacaaattaaataattgttttattttcgaaaaataacaaagtgggtgatttaattaattttccaacaatccaattttgagaaatttattaaatctttgctaacaacattcaaatttaacgaacgatcaatatcaacaaaaatttgaatatatttgataatccaatccaaaattttaaatcgttatacacatttaaatttcagatttttatcaatttggtttaagtgacgattaaaattaacgaatctaatcaaaattttagttTAGCGCGTCTCCTGtaagaccagtcacaccatcaacttgatggtgtgacgagcgcgaaatcaatagcgtacctcccctaaaactatataaaaaaaagtaacagatctaaactatagaagtaacatacctaaactaaaaaagtacctcctctaaaattattttttaaaaaaagtaacatgtctaaactctaaactatagaagtaacatacctaaactaaaaaaaatacctcccctaaaattattttttaaaaaaagtaacatgtctaaactatagaagtaacatacctaaactaagaaggtatctcccctaaaactactacgtataaaaaaagtaacatacctaaactaaaaaaagtacttcctctaaaattataaaaaaaaaaaagtaacatgtctaaactatagaagtaatatacctaaactaagaaggtatctcccctaaaactactccgtataaaaaaagtaacatgtataaactatataagtaacatacctaagctaaaaaaagtacctcctctaaaattaaaaaaaaaaagtaacatgtctaaactatagaagtaacatacctaaattcgcaagtgtgaactggtctcaccatcagttgatggtgaggacagtctcatataagaatttgggttttTAAAAACTGTCACTtatcatgaaattatattccctttccccattaaacaaatttccagatctaaattatttttaaaatcaatttacgatctaaaaatcaccaatttaaagaaaaataaaattagggtatattcttaacatttatggccgaaaattttaccatgattttaaaatatacccaagaaTAGTAGGgtcaaatttcaattaattccgagtagtttaggtcgagaaattaattgaaaaactttcccaaattgttaatttaattcattaattaacaaaaacgcccaaaaactcgaACTTCGGGGACTGGTTTTACGATTCTATTCCCGTAATTTGATCTTAAAAagccgttttcaatcagattatgGTCAGAAAAATAGAATTTCCGATAATTTTCGAATTCAGAACATATTCTACGatctatccaataatccagaaataTTTCGTAAATTCATGAAAAACTTCAGAAAAATTCGACAACATAAAAAACATATTAACATGCCAAAAAGTACTTTAAAATATATgttgctcatgataccactctAGGGagatacagttaaatacatattaacgcaTCGGAATGATCCCCAAAGCCAGAAACCatgcatgtataaagtacagattaagaaaacttacattcgaagcgtgttttccctagttaaCCGAAtcacgaacaagaacaagaaatCCAAATGtctttcctctacttggttcaccgacacgttcagatccgtcttgagattcgtagcttagacgtcactcaagatattttagcTTTTTAGGAAAAACAGCATGAAcggaggcaaagagagaattagggtttctctttgaTTAGGTTAAACAGAACAGCGTGCATTAGTttgtgtgttgtgttggaaAAACATAAGGAGAGGTGGtgtgttataaccctaaggttataacatGACCGGCTAAGGCACACGGCCTCAACTGGCCAGCTACACGCACAAGCCCACGaagcagcgcgcacaaggcaacgccgccgtgggccttgggcctcgctgGTTGCTTGCTGCCAGCACTGCTGTACGCGTGCGCCCAGCCTTGGCCTTGCGGGCTTGCTCTCGCAGTCTCGCTGCTGGCGagctgctggctcgttgggccttgcgcgctttcgcgcttggctcgatgggTCGGCAACCTCGTCTCGCTCGTATCCGCGaccaacgccttacggctattgtttatcgtatagtacttgacgaatcaccgtcgtacgatacgattattcgtttcgtctagcttacgaatattcgcgatacgatatacgattccgatccaacgtcatatggtatatttatgtttttccgaactaattcccgaaaagctattaaatgaattttcgattcatttaatccggtgatctgttacatggcATTGGTGCGCCCTTATaggttaagtcaagagtaatCTGGGAGCCTAATAtcgattagaactcactgatcgaaagcatttctccagctagctgttccgatcacttgatctcactgaattaattgttcgtaattaatctgaaccttggtattagactaattcaccttgggtgaaggagaCATTTCCTTTATTTAGGCCACCCATGATGTTTGAATACATTGTCCAAGTAGCATTAAGCAATTGGTAAAGCTGTGTAGGGGTGAGATAATGCCAAAAAGTGAGCATATTTTCTCAGTCTACCCCCCATTACAAAAATGACATCTTTTCCTCCAGATTTTGGCAATATAGAAATtaaatccatggatacatcaATCCATACTTCTTCTTGAATAGTTAAAGGATGTAGCAAGCCTGGATATATAGGCTGATATATCATGCTTGGATGCCTGACATACAACACAGTTCCTAACAAACTGCCTAACATGCTTATATAAACCCTTTCAACCAAAGAGAGCTTTGACTCTTTTTAAGGTTAATTCACTGCCACCATGGCTACTTTCAAGGGTAGAGTGTTGCCAGCTGATGATCTTGTGTCTAAGATCTGAATCAGGCCCCACCACcatatttttctttcttctcaACAACCCATGTTGTAGCTGGTAACCCTCCACTACTTGATGCTAATTAAGAGATTGAACAAAAGAATTTAAACTATCATCAAGTTAATAGCTAGCTATGATCAAGGCTGATAAATTTGAGTCTAGCACATAAACGACCATGCATAACATTTCAGCTCCTTGAATCTTGGAGAGAGCATCAACGGCCAAGTTTCCTTTTCCACTCTTGTATTGAATCTTATAGTCAAATCCCATGATTTTAGAAAATCATAACAGCTGGAATGAAATCAAAATCTTCTGTTGTAATAGCCATTTCAGACTATTTTGATATGACATGATTTCCCATAAGGTACCGCTCCCATTTCCGTACATCAAAGACAATGGCCAGTAACTCCTTCTCATAAACTGAGCATTTCTTCCATTTAGGACCCAATGATCTGCTATAAAGGCTAGAGGATGCCCTTCTTGCATCAAGACATCTCCAATTCCAGTACTAGAAGCATTAGTCTCCACCACAAATTATTTCTCAAAGTTGGGAACAACTAATACTGGTGCTGTAACTAGGGCTAATTTGAGAGATTCAAAAGAACTCTACGATTGATCATTCCATAGGGAGTTACCCTTCTTGAGCTGGTTAAGTAGAGGTTTGTTAACCACATCATAAACCTTAACAAACTTTTTGTAGTAACCTTCCAAACCTATGTTGACAGGGCTAACTTGCACCAAGAACTAGGGGGTATAGAATGATCAAACACTCCCCTTAGAGGTGGAAACTCAGCTAGTTCTTCAAAGACCATGATGTAGGTCGGCTTCAGCTCAGTTAACTCTTCAAACTCCAGATTCTAACTTTGAACTTTTGTGTTGAGACAAGATTGATCAAAGACCTGCATCAAACATAGTTGTGCTGCTGTAGAGAACAGTTTAAAAGAAGGTTCTCCCTCAATTACTACATATTATTAGTGGGAACACCCTTAAGAAAAATTTGTTTTCCCTGTAAGCATAACTCCGTCTTGAGCTTATTGAAATCCCAAGATATAGGTACTAGTAAGCTAAGCCATTGTATACTAAAACGACGTCAAAACTTCCCAATGGAATTAACAACACATCAGTTATAAAAGTGATGCCCTACATCTCCCAAGAAAACCCTTTACAATTATGTTCACAAGCAATGTGATTACCATAAGCTACTATAATGGCTTTGGATGGAATCTTCTCTAACTGACACCCCAACTTCTGAGCAATATTCAAGTCAACAAAGTTGTGTGTACTCCCTGAATATATCAAGATTTGTATAGGCCTTCCCTTCACTAATCCTCTCACTCTCATGGGACTAAACCCCTGACTTCCTGCTAAAGCACTCATTGAGATTTGTGGCTTACTAATCTCCTGTTCCAACACTTCAAGGTCATCAAAATCACTAAGTTCCTCGGACATTTCCCCTAGAATTTCAATTGTGAGTAACAGAGGTTCTTTGAATAAGCAATCACAGTAATAACACTGTCCCTTAGCTATTTTCTCTTGCGTTACATCAGCAGGTAAGTATTTAAAATTTTTGGTTATTTAATTGATTAAGGTCAAGGTAATGTTTGGTTTAGTTTGTCGTGTGGGTAAGAGTGGGGGTTTGTTGCTAGGCAAAAGAGGTACAAATTGCAATGTTTTAATTAGGGATGTAGTATTGTATTTTATAAGGCTTGGTGGTGGTAGTAACCAGGTTTTTCTCTTGAAGTCTAGCCAATTCAATAGCTTTCAGCAATGGTGGAAGGTTTGAAGGCTTTAACAAAAGTTTTTACATCAGGTTTGAGACCCCCGATAAAACTCTCCAAAAGGTAAGCATCTGGTAAAATTTGATTGTCATCAACATCATTGATCTaagattttcaaactcatcaatatattcttcAATTGAATTGACCTGCTGCAGTTTATTAAAGGTTTCAACCACATTTATAGCAGAACTATCCATAAACCTCGCATATAAATCAGCAACAAAATCATTCCAATCCACAATCAAACTCTTCCTCACACATAAGTAATTCATCACTCAACCTTCTGCTTTCTCAATCATGTTGAGAGATGCTAAGCCTTTGATCTTCAGGAATTTTACACAAATCAAAgtatttgcaaaaaaaaaatcacccaaTCCTAAGATTACTACCAGCAAATTTAGGAAATGGCAGTTTGGGATTCATACCTAAGGTTCTGGTGGAATTGAACCTTGGACTTGAAAATGATATATTATCATGTCTGTTTGACGATTCCTTGAAAGATTACATGAACTTAATCATTTCATCAACTTTATGATCCATTTTTTTGTTCTGATCTTCCAGTTTCTAGTGTTGTTCTTGAAGGTCTTTTTTCCAGGTTTTGAATTGTTCCACCATGGTAGTCTTCCTTCTGGTAGCAACAAGAGTCAGAGTTGATCAAGACAGTGTAACAAGGACAGAGAGTAGGCAATGatcggctctgataccaatgatAAGGGATCTCACAAGCTCACCTTCAATTGTTGTATAACAGTGACTTCCAGAAAAGTAGAAGAGAAGAGAGTAAGAGAGAATTAGAGAGAATTAGAGAGAGAATGCATAATGAGAGAAGTTGTTCTATTTGATTAATTGAATGCCAAATCCAATGTTCTAGTTTTCTTAATATAGTTGACTCATAACAACTTTTGACATCTAAAAAACTTCTAACAACTCTCCTATTTTTAAGGGATATTTAggcaaaattgtcaaaaagtacCTTCTTTTTGCCTCACTTTGTGAGCTAGTACCTTATATTTCCAGTTTTGTCAAATAGTACCTTGAATTAAAAACTTGTTTTAAAAATGGTACCTTGTTATAACATTCAGACCAAAATTAcaattttccggccattgatTCCGGTTGTTGCCACAATTTTAAAGGAAATTATCGCGTGTTCACACGCGCTCATCATCTTACCAAATTCAAAGTACTTCCAGTTgctttccctccaaaataaacGAGTGTAGATCTAAAAGTCTTGTCTAAGTGTTGATGTTCTGTTGTTCGTATAAGAAGTTAACATAGGCGCGTGATTTTTGGCTAGGTTTGTAACACAAACACAATTTTTGGAGGAAATGTTGAatcaatggccggaaaattaTGATTTTGGCCGGAATGTTGCAATAAGGTaccatttttaaaacaaatttttaattcaaggtactatttaaaaaatctgaaaatataaggtACTACCTCACAAAGTGAGGCAAAAAAAGGTACTTCTTAACAATTTTGATAGTTTGGACAATAAACTTTCCCGATAAAACTTTTAAGTAACTAACTTGAATAAATCGGATGATTTGATCACATGAATACTTGTGATGAGGCCGATTTTACGACTTATAAATGATTTGAATTATGATGTAAAAATTAACATTAACTTAATAAATCCAAAATCCCTAATTTGATATGGATTAAATTTAAGTTTAAAAAATCCAAATAACTTTCACTCCCATAGCTACTACAAGGAATTCCATTTTTTCTGTAAGTAAAATGAGAACTATGCATAGCTTTTAAAATTTATCTTGCTAATATAATACAATGATGAGATATAATGTGTGATTGTTTTAATAATGAAATCCAATAGATAATTAGGCTAAtggatttgaattttcagttacAACTGATTTACAAAAGTTCAAATATATACTAAGGAGTACTAATAACATGTATTTTAGGGTTcttccgatccgatccgatccgcTACGCTACACGAATATGGGTACTTCCATCTGCATTTGCATCGGTTGCTTCTGAAGCAAAGACATCAATGTTTCATTCAATTCGTCGAACTTTACAACATAGCTACCTTCCATCTGTTACACCAACATACAAGTATAAGATAAATGTTATTAGAAGGTTTTACAAGTTCTTATTCGATAGATCACATAGGCATATTTATTAAACAAAAAGCAAAGTTGGTGAATGTTTTGTCAAACCGTCTGACAAAAAGCATATTCAATTGTCAAAGTAAAATTCATGTTCAatcatttattaattatatatcaattgtttatttgtttagtGGTGATTgtggctgaacttggtagggaggatcCGTGCTCGATCACCCGCAACaataattgggaggggactggaacatatccactcagaactcgctccaaatccggattagccctaagggtgaacccgGTTACTAacatcaatttttattttattaattatctaAATCATTAATTAGACTACAATTTACAATAAGGTTTTTTTTCATATCTTCCCCTTTTAACTTTCAGAATTTTTTATTTAACACCTTATaaaatgtaatttcatatttaGCACAATAATTTTATGAAATATTTTGTATTCACCGCCTCATAACAGATTTCATCCAACTTTCCGTCCATATAGACCTCCACTTAACcaacttgtttaattagagtGGAATTTACCATAATGTAGCATAAAAAATTACATTTTTGATTTTATAAGGAAAAGATGAAAAGTGACTTACCCACAAATGTATATTGTAGAAAGTTGTTCCTCCGAATGATTGAAAAGAAGAAACATCAATGACAAGATAACCATTCTTCTCGAGCAGCAAAAGAACATGAGATATAGATAGTCTCTCAAATGTTGATATTTGAATCACCATTTCCTTATCACCAAGCTTATTGGCAGAAATCGAACACGAAGCCGTCTCTTTACTTACTATACACTCATTTTGCTTTTGTTCATGGACTGCATTTCCTTGTAAAACCGATAATTTTGATAAAAACACTTCCTTCTTATGAGTTAGATCCTCCACTTGCTTTTGTAGTTGAGGTATATACTCAAGCACCCGCGCAACTGTCGATGGAATACTTAGCTTCTTCTGCAAGAAAATTAAGAATTTAGTTGCTTGCAATTGAGTATTATGAACAAGAACAACATATTATTAGGGCATAATTGTTAAAAGTTATTGTCAATTGACAAAAATTCAATTTATGTATCATTAACCAAAACAAATAGGGTTTTTCTaagcatactccctccgtcccttaatactcgcaccgttttgactggacacgcttgccaatgcacaacattgaccatcaatatctttaactacatattgtaaaaatttataaaaatataacattttgaaaatatatattaagatgaagccaaaaatatattatatactaacatttgttttcgtatactagaaataaaatagggtcaaagtgaattttgtgaatagtgcaaaaagtcaaaacgatgcgagtattaagggacagagggagtatatataggatataaaatcaaatacaattttcaaaatattatttatttatttagaaaTTTATAACGACATGTTGTGTTAATACATGcctaataaatttaat
This sequence is a window from Spinacia oleracea cultivar Varoflay chromosome 1, BTI_SOV_V1, whole genome shotgun sequence. Protein-coding genes within it:
- the LOC110775052 gene encoding transcription factor bHLH101-like isoform X2; amino-acid sequence: MLAMSPLCLTLGWEYPLELETNQAFDNFDFDSMFVANFNSSSQAQDDCGVNQECNDHAKQSESPQDTSSTDQFDNNDNNNPLLSKKLNHNASERDRRKKINDMYSTLRALLPAHHHRKLSIPSTVARVLEYIPQLQKQVEDLTHKKEVFLSKLSVLQGNAVHEQKQNECIVSKETASCSISANKLGDKEMVIQISTFERLSISHVLLLLEKNGYLVIDVSSFQSFGGTTFYNIHLWMEGSYVVKFDELNETLMSLLQKQPMQMQMEVPIFV
- the LOC110775052 gene encoding transcription factor ORG2-like isoform X1, which codes for MLAMSPLCLTLGWEYPLELETNQAFDNFDFDSMFVANFNSSSQAQDDCGVNQECNDHAKQSESPQDTSSTDQFDNNDNNNPLLSKKLNHNASERDRRKKINDMYSTLRALLPAHHHRKKLSIPSTVARVLEYIPQLQKQVEDLTHKKEVFLSKLSVLQGNAVHEQKQNECIVSKETASCSISANKLGDKEMVIQISTFERLSISHVLLLLEKNGYLVIDVSSFQSFGGTTFYNIHLWMEGSYVVKFDELNETLMSLLQKQPMQMQMEVPIFV